The following nucleotide sequence is from Dehalogenimonas formicexedens.
ATATTGCAAAAGGATGTGGCGTAAATTGTCCCTGGTTGGTTAATTTTCATCGAAGTGGTCACCGAATGGTTGGTATAAATGGGACCTTTGTTGGGTCCATCGACCGATTCGCCGTGGGCGTTGAATTCGAAACGACCGATCTCGAAGGGGAATTTGGCGCCCTCCGGTCGAAAATATAGAGAAATCCATCGGATGTGGTGTTCAGTGGTGTTGGGGTGAGCTATTTCTTTCCCAACCGTCGTCTTTACCTGGAATATCTCTCCGGATTTTACCTTGTCATCGCAGTCGATCACCGGTACATGTTTTTCCGTTTTCCAATCTGCGGTCTGGAAAATCTCTCCGAAAGCGTCCATGCCAAAACTTCTTTGTTATTTATTCATAGACTATAAAGCGGAATTCAGACGGCTGCCATCCGTAGTATTACGCAAACTACAAACGGAAAGACACCTATTTTTTCTCAAGTCCTTTCCACATGAGTGAATGTGCGGAAA
It contains:
- a CDS encoding class II SORL domain-containing protein gives rise to the protein MDAFGEIFQTADWKTEKHVPVIDCDDKVKSGEIFQVKTTVGKEIAHPNTTEHHIRWISLYFRPEGAKFPFEIGRFEFNAHGESVDGPNKGPIYTNHSVTTSMKINQPGTIYATSFCNIHGLWKSEKAIGIM